A segment of the Candidatus Pelagisphaera phototrophica genome:
TAGTGTTTTCCTCTCCACTGAAAATGTCAGTATATACGCCAGGATCTAACTCGACCAGCATGACCGTGTCATCTGAATCTGCCGTAAGGGCAAAGGCTCCGACTGATTGAGCCGGGTCTTGGATTTACACTTTGCCCGAGTTGGCCGCCTAACCTGAATTTACGGATATCAGTCCGTTGGGTCCATGAAGCTGAAGCACTGGATTCTCAAGAATTCCGTCGAGACCGAATTGCTGGAGACTGGGTCCAGCACCTCCGTTAAGAACGGTCTCCTAGGGGATCGCGTACAGTTCGACTAAGGCGACGCCAGTCGTTTCATTCTCTCCCGAAGCAATAACCGTGTACAGACCGGGCTCAAGATCCATGATTATGGCGGCGTCTTCGCTATCTCCATTTAACGGAAAGGCACCAACGAGCTGGCTCGCTTCAGTAATCTGGGAGGGGTCCCATAAATTGAGCCACCCGTCGTTGGATGCGATAGGCGTTCCTGCGATGTCGTAGACGGTTATCTGGGGATTAGCGAGAAATCCAGCGACTCCTTGATTCTCGAGACTGGGACCGACTGCTCTGATCAACACGCGACTTGGCAAATCGCCCTGCACAACGAATCCAGGAATGACCACGTCGGCTCCTGTGCCGACCAAAGCTCGGGACGATAAATTGATCATGCGAGTAAAGTTTTCCTCAATCTCGAAGGCCTCAACCAAGGCGACTCCAGTTGAGTTGTCCTGTCCACTAACGATTGCCGTATAGAGCCCTTGCTCGAGCTCGACTAGGAGAGCTGTGTCATCGTCATGAAGATTGCGCCCTCCGGCCCCGACGAGTTGGGAAGCTGCAATGATAGCGTCTGGATCCTCGTTTTTCGCCCACCCTTCGTTAGAATAGATTAATTCGCTAGCCGAATTGTAAATCTCGAGTCGAGGTTTCAAAAGAGGGTCGTCGATACCATTTTCTACTAGGCTAGGACCTATGCCCCTGACCAGAATCTCTTTTGGATCTGGCCCAATAACCACGAAACCGGCGATCAAAACATTGGCCCCCGTTCCAACGCGGGCTCTGGTAGCGATATTGTAAAGGCGTTTGTCAGTGACGAGGATTTCAGAATTCTCGCTAGCGGTTGACCCTCCAGTGCTGGTGGCTACTACGTAGTATGTTCCTTCGTCCTCAGTATTTGCTGGGCTGATACTTAGAACAGATCTGTTTTCGCCGTTCAATACATCGCCATTGAAATACCATTGGTAGTCGATGGAGGAATTGGATACGGCTCGGACATCGAGAGTAGCTACGCCTCCCTTCAGAACGATATCTCCTAATGGCTGATCAACGAAAGCAGGGGCGTCCGGCAAATTCTGTATGGAGAGACTTGCGACATCGCTAACGACGGATCCTGTTTGGCTCATTACAGCGACAGTGTAGTCACCATCGTCACTGGCGGTAGCTGTAGAGATAGTTAGTGTACTGCTGGTAGCTCCTAGTATATCTTCTCCATCTTTCATCCACTGGTAGGAGAAAGGGCCTTGTCCTGAAGCCTCCACAGAAAGGGCTATGGTTTCGCCGTCATAGGTCGTTGCGCTTGACGGATGGGCGCCGATCGCGGGTGGCGCTAGGGCATCGATTCCGACAATCGCGATTGCGTTTACCCCATTTGTAAAAGCGTAATTCATGGCAAGCTGGCCATTGGAATTGAATCCCCCTATCTCGGCTCTGCTTACGGTGGCGGGGAAGCCAGGCTTAAGATCAAATGTATCTCCTTCCCTAGCGATGAGGACGACTGCGCCATTTTCGTCGGTTGCCCAAGCACCGGAATCTGTTGTATCGCTAATCGAATCTCCGAGGCCTTCAAGAGTTGCTTGAAAGGCGATTTGGCCAACGCCGTTTATTATTGGAAAGCTCAGAAGATCGAAGGTGACTCCTGGTGCCGTCCCGGGTGCTTGAAGTCCGGATTGAGCGATAATCGACCACTCGCCTGATGTGGACCTAGCCAGGATAGTATTGAGATCGCTATCGGATTCTGTAGCGTGAAAGGCCAAAGTGCCATCATCGCTGGCGACAGGGTCCATGAAGGCGTTGAAAGAACGGTTGACCCCAAATATCTCAACAGGTTGCTCTGAGGAAATGAGCAAGCTAAGAATCCCATTGACGTACTGATACAAGCCTTCTCCCTCGTTGGCATTTTGCAAACTAGCCCAGAAATAGATGTTGCCATCGCCATCTACAGAGGGTTCGCCGAGACTCAGGAAGGAATCGCTTGATCCAGGAGCTGAATCACCGGATTTTGCGATTAGCGTTGCCCCAAAATCAGCATCGAGAGCCCAAATACCCCTCTCATTGTTGAAATCGTTTTCGTCGGAGTCCTCGATGGTGGCTAGTAAGGCTCCATTCAGGGAGGCGTTTTGAGCCAGGGCGACTGGTTTAGCAATCGTCGCTGTGCCG
Coding sequences within it:
- a CDS encoding immunoglobulin domain-containing protein: MKTISYAFLTLTASVFSGSVFSNTFELVSLSGDTTELNTGQKFDSFSIPNINEDGQVSFGALFEISGVDTAYTDVLAPAFEASCVNCHGEGGSRQAAFDLEPIQSSQDLILRPDAIQTLINRISNGSMPPDSEPPLDPDTRTAMIEDLRLLRDLANRNPAHLDAALQYSDGNLDVIAATGETATIGGENGSFETIRSITSTEGPSIAFAGTLAPGHSLSASEILLAASMRGDPSSPDFEVIATQGMQPIVDFDGTTSPTKRHQYFGSAKGLASHALTFSSRLGLSNNPDDQGIWVAELPATDTGSLPVLKLAAIEGSPLNGGTATIAKPVALAQNASLNGALLATIEDSDENDFNNERGIWALDADFGATLIAKSGDSAPGSSDSFLSLGEPSVDGDGNIYFWASLQNANEGEGLYQYVNGILSLLISSEQPVEIFGVNRSFNAFMDPVASDDGTLAFHATESDSDLNTILARSTSGEWSIIAQSGLQAPGTAPGVTFDLLSFPIINGVGQIAFQATLEGLGDSISDTTDSGAWATDENGAVVLIAREGDTFDLKPGFPATVSRAEIGGFNSNGQLAMNYAFTNGVNAIAIVGIDALAPPAIGAHPSSATTYDGETIALSVEASGQGPFSYQWMKDGEDILGATSSTLTISTATASDDGDYTVAVMSQTGSVVSDVASLSIQNLPDAPAFVDQPLGDIVLKGGVATLDVRAVSNSSIDYQWYFNGDVLNGENRSVLSISPANTEDEGTYYVVATSTGGSTASENSEILVTDKRLYNIATRARVGTGANVLIAGFVVIGPDPKEILVRGIGPSLVENGIDDPLLKPRLEIYNSASELIYSNEGWAKNEDPDAIIAASQLVGAGGRNLHDDDTALLVELEQGLYTAIVSGQDNSTGVALVEAFEIEENFTRMINLSSRALVGTGADVVIPGFVVQGDLPSRVLIRAVGPSLENQGVAGFLANPQITVYDIAGTPIASNDGWLNLWDPSQITEASQLVGAFPLNGDSEDAAIIMDLEPGLYTVIASGENETTGVALVELYAIP